The following proteins are co-located in the Bordetella bronchialis genome:
- the hpnD gene encoding presqualene diphosphate synthase HpnD: protein MTPDEYCQDKAAKSGSSFYYAFLFLPPERRRAITALYAFGREVDDVVDEVSDVSVARIKLAWWRTEIDRLYGGAPEHPVTRALEPHLQVYGIPRDRMLAVVDGMEMDLDQTRYLDWPGLRKYCWHVAGVIGEMSASIFGYTDPSTLVYAEKLGLAFQMTNIIRDVGDDARRGRIYLPINELQQFDVKAADILNGRYSPGFSALMAFQARRARELYKEAMSALPEADRRAQRPGLMMAAIYHALLDEIERDDWQVLHQRISLTPLRKLWLAWRTWVGGGRGLVRRLSR from the coding sequence ATGACTCCCGACGAATACTGCCAGGACAAGGCCGCCAAGAGCGGCTCCAGCTTCTATTACGCCTTCCTGTTCCTGCCCCCGGAACGGCGGCGCGCCATCACCGCGCTCTACGCCTTCGGCCGCGAAGTGGACGACGTGGTCGACGAAGTCAGCGACGTGTCGGTGGCCCGCATCAAGCTGGCCTGGTGGCGCACGGAAATCGACCGCCTGTACGGCGGCGCGCCGGAACACCCCGTCACCCGCGCGCTGGAACCGCATCTGCAGGTCTACGGCATCCCGCGCGACCGCATGCTGGCCGTGGTCGACGGCATGGAAATGGACCTGGACCAGACCCGCTACCTGGACTGGCCGGGCCTGCGCAAATACTGCTGGCATGTGGCCGGCGTGATCGGCGAGATGTCCGCGTCGATCTTCGGCTACACCGATCCGTCCACGCTGGTCTATGCCGAAAAACTCGGCCTGGCGTTCCAGATGACGAACATCATCCGCGACGTGGGCGACGACGCGCGGCGCGGCCGCATCTATCTGCCCATCAACGAACTCCAGCAATTCGACGTCAAGGCGGCGGACATCCTGAACGGCCGGTATTCGCCCGGCTTCAGCGCCTTGATGGCCTTCCAGGCGCGGCGCGCGCGCGAGCTATACAAGGAAGCGATGTCCGCCCTGCCCGAAGCCGACCGGCGCGCGCAGCGTCCGGGCCTGATGATGGCCGCCATTTACCACGCGCTGCTGGACGAAATCGAACGCGACGACTGGCAGGTGCTGCATCAGCGCATTTCCCTGACGCCGCTGCGCAAGCTGTGGCTGGCCTGGCGCACCTGGGTGGGCGGCGGACGGGGCCTGGTGCGGCGGCTGTCGCGATGA
- the hpnE gene encoding hydroxysqualene dehydroxylase HpnE: protein MKAAVVGAGWAGLAAATVLRQAGCDVTVYESGHTPGGRARRVPHPPQGGFDTPLDNGQHILLGAYTDTLALMRRLGRDPDALFLRLPLCLASLDGDFRLAAPRLPAPLHAAAALLGARGLGWADRLACLRLMRGLRAAGWRAVQGETVAALLRRHGQPARAVQRLWEPLCLAALNTPLEQACAQLYANVLRDSLGGPRPATDMLLPRTDLSALWADAAAARCTMRYGHTVQAVVPARDGVQIDGERHDAAVVAVPPAIAARLLAPGPARDVVAGMDRLPHAPIATLNLKLRRPWTLPRPMMMLTEDRARGHDGQWLFDRTALSQGPGLAAGTLPGARGQRGGGPAGAGAEIAVVVSAATAIASRDRAQATQDLIRQIREQAARAGLPAMPEVDGTALLIDKRATFLAVPGMARPAQRTPWRGLALAGDWTDTGYPGVLEGAVRSGMRAAQAILAGSTG from the coding sequence ATGAAGGCCGCGGTGGTCGGCGCGGGATGGGCCGGGCTGGCCGCCGCCACGGTCCTGCGCCAGGCCGGCTGCGACGTCACCGTCTACGAAAGCGGCCACACCCCGGGCGGGCGCGCGCGGCGCGTGCCCCATCCCCCGCAAGGCGGCTTCGATACGCCGCTGGACAACGGCCAGCACATCCTGCTGGGCGCCTACACCGATACGCTGGCGCTCATGCGCCGCCTGGGGCGTGACCCCGATGCCCTCTTCCTGCGCCTGCCGCTATGCCTGGCCAGCCTGGATGGCGACTTCCGGCTCGCCGCGCCGCGCCTGCCCGCGCCCTTGCACGCGGCCGCGGCGCTGCTTGGCGCCCGCGGCCTGGGCTGGGCCGACCGCCTGGCCTGCCTGCGGCTGATGCGCGGGCTACGCGCCGCGGGCTGGCGGGCCGTCCAGGGCGAAACCGTGGCGGCCCTGCTGCGGCGGCACGGCCAGCCCGCGCGGGCCGTGCAGCGGCTATGGGAACCTTTGTGCCTGGCGGCGCTGAATACACCGCTGGAACAGGCCTGCGCGCAGTTGTATGCCAACGTGTTGCGCGACAGCCTGGGCGGACCGCGCCCCGCCACCGATATGCTGCTGCCTCGCACCGACCTGTCCGCGCTGTGGGCCGATGCCGCGGCCGCGCGGTGCACGATGCGATATGGCCATACCGTACAGGCGGTGGTGCCCGCGCGGGATGGCGTCCAGATCGACGGCGAGCGCCACGATGCGGCGGTGGTCGCGGTACCGCCCGCCATCGCGGCGCGGCTGCTGGCCCCGGGCCCCGCGCGAGACGTGGTGGCCGGCATGGATCGCCTGCCGCATGCCCCCATCGCCACGCTGAACCTGAAGCTGCGCCGGCCGTGGACGCTGCCGCGTCCCATGATGATGCTGACCGAGGACCGCGCGCGCGGCCATGACGGCCAATGGCTGTTCGACAGGACAGCCTTGAGCCAGGGACCAGGCCTGGCCGCGGGAACGCTTCCCGGCGCGCGAGGACAGCGCGGCGGCGGACCCGCCGGCGCCGGCGCGGAGATCGCCGTGGTGGTCAGCGCGGCGACGGCCATCGCCAGCCGGGACCGGGCCCAGGCCACCCAGGACCTGATCCGCCAGATACGCGAACAGGCCGCGCGCGCCGGCCTGCCCGCCATGCCCGAGGTCGACGGCACGGCCTTGCTGATCGACAAACGGGCGACCTTCCTGGCGGTGCCTGGCATGGCGCGGCCCGCGCAGCGCACCCCCTGGCGCGGGCTGGCCCTGGCGGGCGACTGGACGGACACGGGCTACCCCGGCGTGCTGGAGGGCGCGGTACGCAGCGGCATGCGCGCCGCGCAGGCCATCCTGGCCGGATCCACAGGTTGA
- the crcB gene encoding fluoride efflux transporter CrcB, which translates to MFTSGNFVAVAAGATLGAWLRWVLGLFFNAGDWPWGTMAANLVGGYLIGVMVALVAGHPDWPAWIRLACITGFLGGLTTFSTFSAETVAFVEKGAYGMALLYAGASLAGSLLLTAAGLHTVRSLG; encoded by the coding sequence ATGTTCACTTCAGGCAATTTCGTGGCGGTCGCCGCGGGCGCCACGCTGGGCGCCTGGCTGCGCTGGGTGCTGGGACTGTTCTTCAATGCGGGCGACTGGCCCTGGGGCACCATGGCCGCCAACCTGGTCGGCGGCTATCTGATCGGCGTGATGGTCGCGCTGGTCGCCGGGCATCCCGATTGGCCGGCGTGGATACGCCTGGCCTGCATCACCGGCTTCCTGGGCGGCCTGACGACGTTCTCGACGTTTTCCGCGGAAACCGTGGCCTTCGTGGAAAAGGGCGCGTACGGCATGGCCTTGCTCTACGCGGGGGCCAGCCTGGCGGGTTCCTTGTTGCTGACCGCCGCGGGCCTGCACACGGTGCGCAGCCTGGGCTGA
- a CDS encoding ABC transporter permease: MDTSSKDAPRSGGMPPLWRWPWPTARSIAVIRRNFLVWRKTALATVLGDVLDPVVALLALGYGLGSMLPGVEGVPYVTYLSAGSICVGVLYGATFEATYSAFSRLQIQRTWDAILNTPLNLDDIVWAEILWAAAKAMKSGLAILLVVIALDISRAATLAWVPLLLVPLGVLYAAMALIVSALARGYDFFMYYFTLVITPMVFLSGVFFPVSQLPAPLVAVMRWLPLSPAVDLLRPLVLGRVPADPWGPLLQLFVSAVAAIWIAAVLMRRRLLR; the protein is encoded by the coding sequence ATGGATACGTCCTCGAAGGACGCGCCCCGCTCCGGCGGCATGCCGCCGCTGTGGCGGTGGCCGTGGCCGACGGCGCGCAGCATCGCGGTGATACGCCGCAACTTCCTGGTCTGGCGCAAGACGGCGCTGGCGACCGTCCTGGGCGATGTGCTCGATCCCGTCGTGGCCCTGCTGGCGCTGGGCTACGGCCTGGGCAGCATGCTGCCGGGCGTGGAGGGCGTGCCCTACGTGACCTACCTGTCCGCGGGGTCGATCTGCGTGGGCGTGCTGTACGGCGCGACCTTCGAAGCGACCTACAGCGCGTTCTCGCGCCTGCAGATACAGCGCACCTGGGACGCCATACTCAATACACCGCTCAACCTGGACGACATCGTCTGGGCGGAGATCCTGTGGGCGGCGGCCAAGGCCATGAAGAGCGGGCTGGCCATCCTGCTGGTGGTGATCGCGCTGGATATCTCGCGCGCCGCCACGCTGGCATGGGTGCCGCTGCTGCTGGTGCCGCTGGGCGTGCTGTACGCCGCCATGGCGCTGATCGTCAGCGCCTTGGCGCGCGGCTATGACTTCTTCATGTATTACTTCACGCTGGTCATTACGCCCATGGTCTTTCTATCGGGCGTGTTCTTTCCGGTGTCGCAATTGCCGGCGCCGCTGGTCGCGGTCATGCGCTGGCTGCCCTTGTCGCCGGCCGTGGACCTCCTGCGGCCGCTGGTGCTGGGCCGCGTGCCCGCCGATCCCTGGGGGCCGCTCCTACAGCTGTTTGTCAGCGCGGTCGCGGCGATATGGATCGCGGCCGTGTTGATGCGCCGGCGTTTATTGAGATAA
- the nodI gene encoding nodulation factor ABC transporter ATP-binding protein NodI, producing the protein MTTPATSLPAPAMPALRIEGLHKRYGRRPIVHDLSFFLARGECYGLLGPNGAGKTTTLRTLLGLTPFDGGRIELLGHPVPAQARQARMGVGVVPQMDNLDPDFTVAENLLVFGRYFGLRDAQIRERIPGLLDFAALAAKADSRIGELSGGMKRRLTLARALVNDPDLIVMDEPTTGLDPQARHLIWERLKTLLARGKTILLTTHFMDEAERLCHRLGVIDHGRMIAEGTPRALIGKHVEAQVVEVYGDGLHAWLARHGGGLPARIEISGETAFCYTADAAPIVHALRDASGLRYLHRPANLEDLFLRLTGRDMREET; encoded by the coding sequence ATGACGACGCCAGCGACCTCCCTCCCCGCGCCCGCCATGCCGGCCTTGCGCATAGAAGGCCTGCACAAGCGCTATGGCCGCCGGCCCATCGTCCACGACCTGTCCTTTTTCCTCGCGCGCGGCGAGTGCTACGGGCTGCTGGGTCCGAACGGCGCCGGCAAAACGACTACCTTGCGCACGCTGCTGGGGCTGACGCCATTCGATGGCGGCCGCATCGAGCTTCTGGGCCATCCCGTGCCGGCCCAGGCCCGTCAGGCGCGCATGGGCGTGGGCGTCGTGCCGCAGATGGACAATCTGGATCCGGACTTCACCGTGGCGGAAAACCTTTTGGTGTTCGGCCGCTATTTCGGCTTGCGCGATGCGCAGATCCGCGAGCGTATTCCCGGCCTGCTGGATTTCGCCGCGCTGGCGGCCAAGGCCGACTCGCGCATCGGAGAATTGTCCGGCGGCATGAAGCGCCGCCTGACCCTGGCGCGCGCCCTGGTCAACGATCCGGACCTGATCGTGATGGACGAGCCCACCACCGGGCTGGATCCGCAGGCGCGGCACCTGATATGGGAACGCCTGAAGACGCTGCTGGCGCGCGGCAAGACCATCCTGCTGACGACGCATTTCATGGACGAGGCCGAGCGCCTGTGCCATCGCCTGGGCGTCATCGACCATGGCCGCATGATCGCCGAAGGCACGCCGCGCGCGCTTATCGGCAAGCATGTGGAAGCGCAGGTGGTGGAAGTCTACGGCGACGGTCTGCATGCCTGGCTGGCGCGACATGGCGGCGGCTTGCCGGCGCGCATCGAAATCAGCGGCGAAACGGCCTTTTGCTATACCGCCGACGCGGCGCCCATCGTGCACGCGCTGCGCGACGCGTCCGGCCTGCGCTATCTGCATCGACCGGCCAATCTGGAAGACCTGTTCCTGCGGCTGACGGGCCGCGATATGCGCGAGGAGACCTGA
- a CDS encoding Bug family tripartite tricarboxylate transporter substrate binding protein, with amino-acid sequence MQHSPTRRRLLAAAATAAAAPWLPRPAMAATASLPDKPLRLIVPFAPGGPVDSLGRLLGKIMSPQLKQPVVVDNRPGGGGVVALNAVSSAPADGATMVLSSITLVTTPAMMQVSYDAEKDFEPITVAAFIPHILVVRADFPARTLAELVAAAKAQPGAMSYGSSGNGTSAHLAGALFADRAGLQVTHVPYRGAAPALTDLLAGRLQFMFLDTPTLLPYLRAGKLRALAAAPAAGAKALPDVPTIAASGYPGFDIHAWYGALIKAGTPEPVRQALYGVLRDALASDEARQYLASVGIDPGGMPPAQFASLIHGDLAQWKDTIGRLHISIG; translated from the coding sequence ATGCAGCATTCCCCCACCCGTCGCCGCCTGTTGGCGGCGGCTGCCACCGCCGCGGCCGCGCCCTGGCTGCCCCGCCCGGCCATGGCCGCGACCGCCTCATTGCCCGACAAGCCGCTGCGGCTGATCGTCCCCTTCGCCCCCGGCGGACCGGTGGACAGCCTGGGACGGCTGCTGGGCAAGATCATGAGCCCGCAGCTGAAACAGCCCGTGGTCGTGGACAACCGGCCCGGCGGCGGCGGCGTGGTCGCGCTCAATGCCGTCAGCAGCGCGCCCGCCGACGGCGCCACGATGGTTCTGTCCTCCATCACGCTGGTGACCACGCCGGCCATGATGCAGGTGTCCTACGACGCCGAAAAAGACTTCGAACCGATTACCGTGGCCGCCTTCATTCCGCACATCCTGGTCGTGCGCGCGGATTTTCCCGCCCGCACGCTGGCCGAGCTGGTGGCGGCGGCCAAGGCCCAGCCCGGCGCCATGAGCTACGGCTCGTCCGGCAACGGCACGTCCGCGCACCTGGCCGGCGCCCTCTTCGCCGACCGTGCCGGCCTGCAGGTCACGCACGTGCCCTATCGCGGCGCCGCGCCGGCCTTGACCGATCTGCTGGCGGGAAGGCTGCAGTTCATGTTCCTGGACACGCCCACCCTGTTGCCCTATCTGCGCGCCGGCAAGCTGCGCGCGCTGGCGGCGGCGCCCGCCGCGGGCGCCAAGGCGCTGCCCGACGTGCCCACCATCGCGGCGTCGGGATACCCGGGCTTCGATATCCACGCATGGTATGGCGCCTTGATCAAGGCCGGCACGCCGGAACCCGTGCGCCAGGCGCTCTACGGCGTGCTGCGCGACGCCCTGGCCAGCGACGAGGCGCGGCAGTACCTGGCCTCGGTGGGGATCGACCCCGGCGGCATGCCGCCCGCGCAATTCGCCAGCCTGATCCATGGCGACCTGGCGCAATGGAAGGACACCATCGGCCGCCTGCACATCTCCATCGGCTAG
- a CDS encoding D-2-hydroxyacid dehydrogenase family protein, translating into MRIAIPDDYQDCVRGLDCYARLAGHDVTLFHDNVKDVDVLAERFRDAEAIVLTRERTQVGEALLRRLPRLRLISQIGKVAPHIDVAACTAHGVAVAEGSGSGAATAELTWALMLASRRHLVAEANRLRAGLWQGTLGQELRGQRLGVWSYGRIGRQVVNYGRAFGMKVWVWGGPDSTRQAREDGIEVAPSREDFFAHSDVLTLHLRLGPATQGAIRAADLARMKPSALIVNTSRAELIEAGALEAALRAGRPGYAAIDTFESEPILGAAHPLLHMDNALCTPHLGFVEKDNYEAYFGTAFDNINAFCAGTPTNLVNPEVLRIED; encoded by the coding sequence ATGCGTATCGCCATTCCCGACGACTACCAGGACTGCGTGCGCGGCCTGGACTGCTATGCCAGGCTCGCCGGCCATGACGTCACCCTGTTCCACGACAACGTGAAGGACGTCGACGTATTGGCCGAACGCTTCCGCGACGCGGAGGCCATCGTGCTGACCCGCGAGCGCACCCAGGTCGGCGAAGCGCTGCTGCGGCGCCTGCCGCGCTTGCGCCTGATCAGCCAGATCGGCAAGGTGGCGCCGCACATCGACGTGGCGGCCTGCACCGCCCACGGCGTGGCGGTGGCCGAGGGCTCGGGCTCCGGCGCGGCCACCGCGGAGCTGACCTGGGCGCTGATGCTGGCCAGCCGCAGGCATCTGGTGGCCGAGGCCAACCGCCTGCGCGCCGGTCTCTGGCAAGGCACGCTGGGCCAGGAATTGCGCGGCCAGCGGCTGGGCGTCTGGAGCTATGGCCGCATCGGGCGCCAGGTCGTCAACTATGGGCGCGCCTTCGGCATGAAGGTCTGGGTATGGGGCGGTCCCGATTCGACACGGCAGGCACGCGAGGACGGCATCGAGGTCGCGCCCAGCCGCGAGGACTTCTTCGCCCACAGCGATGTGCTGACGCTGCATCTGCGCCTGGGCCCCGCCACGCAAGGCGCGATCCGCGCGGCGGACCTGGCCCGCATGAAACCCAGCGCGCTGATCGTCAACACCAGCCGCGCCGAGCTGATCGAGGCCGGCGCGCTGGAAGCCGCCCTGCGCGCGGGACGGCCCGGCTACGCCGCCATCGACACCTTCGAGTCGGAGCCCATCCTGGGCGCCGCGCATCCGCTGCTGCACATGGATAACGCCCTGTGCACGCCGCACCTGGGTTTCGTCGAAAAGGACAACTACGAAGCCTACTTCGGCACGGCCTTCGACAACATCAATGCATTCTGCGCGGGCACGCCCACCAATCTGGTCAACCCGGAAGTGCTGCGCATCGAAGACTGA
- the thrC gene encoding threonine synthase, translating into MKYVSTRGGMAPQDFSDILLEGLAPDGGLAVPQVLPRLSAETLAAWRGLPYADLAFEVLRLFADDIPADDLHALTRAAYTQKVFGSEDIVPVRPLAGGMSLLGLSDGPTLAFKDMAMQFLGQVFEYVLAKRGTTLNILGATSGDTGSAAEYALRGKKGVAVFMLSPHGRMSPFQRAQMYSLQDENIHNIAVRGVFDDCQDIVKLLAGDLEFKSACRLGAVNSINWARIAAQVVYYIHGWLRATTRADQQVSFAVPSGNFGNILAGHIARRMGLPVRRLVLATNENNVLEEFLRTGIYRPRSAVDTYATSSPSMDISRASNFERFVYDLMGGDAARVQALWRELAETGQFDLSAMQPSFESEYGFVGGVSTHADRLSTIRSTYDEAGVLIDPHTADGVKVARSYVEPGVPMLVLETALPAKFSDTIQEALGRPVPPPAGLADLESLPQRVQIMDCDAQAVKAYVKAHAVL; encoded by the coding sequence ATGAAGTACGTATCCACGCGCGGCGGCATGGCGCCGCAGGATTTCTCGGACATCCTGCTCGAGGGCCTGGCGCCCGATGGCGGGCTGGCCGTCCCGCAGGTCCTGCCGCGCTTGTCCGCCGAGACGCTGGCCGCCTGGCGCGGCCTGCCTTACGCCGACCTGGCCTTCGAAGTGCTGCGCCTGTTCGCCGACGATATTCCGGCCGACGACCTGCACGCCCTGACGCGCGCCGCCTATACGCAAAAGGTGTTCGGCAGCGAGGACATCGTGCCGGTGCGGCCGCTGGCCGGCGGCATGAGCCTGCTGGGCCTGTCGGATGGCCCGACGCTGGCGTTCAAGGACATGGCCATGCAGTTCCTGGGCCAGGTCTTCGAATACGTGCTGGCCAAGCGCGGCACCACGCTCAATATCCTGGGCGCCACCTCCGGCGACACGGGATCGGCGGCCGAATACGCATTGCGCGGCAAGAAGGGCGTGGCCGTGTTCATGCTGTCGCCGCACGGACGCATGAGCCCCTTCCAGCGCGCGCAGATGTATTCGCTGCAGGACGAGAACATCCACAACATTGCCGTGCGCGGCGTGTTCGACGACTGCCAGGACATCGTCAAGCTGCTGGCCGGCGACCTGGAATTCAAGTCGGCCTGCCGGCTGGGCGCGGTCAATTCCATCAACTGGGCGCGCATTGCCGCCCAGGTGGTGTACTACATCCACGGCTGGCTGCGCGCCACCACGCGAGCCGACCAGCAGGTGTCCTTCGCCGTGCCGTCCGGCAACTTCGGCAACATCCTGGCCGGACATATCGCCCGCCGCATGGGCTTGCCGGTGCGCCGCCTGGTGCTGGCCACCAATGAGAACAACGTGCTGGAGGAATTCCTGCGCACGGGTATCTACCGCCCCCGTTCGGCGGTGGATACCTATGCCACGTCCAGCCCGTCGATGGATATCTCGCGCGCGTCCAACTTCGAGCGCTTCGTCTACGACCTGATGGGCGGCGACGCGGCACGCGTGCAGGCCTTGTGGCGCGAGCTCGCGGAAACCGGCCAGTTCGACCTGTCCGCCATGCAGCCTTCCTTCGAGTCGGAATACGGATTCGTCGGCGGCGTCAGCACGCATGCGGACCGGCTGTCCACCATACGCTCCACCTACGACGAGGCCGGTGTGCTGATCGATCCGCACACGGCCGACGGCGTCAAGGTGGCCCGGTCGTACGTGGAGCCGGGCGTGCCGATGCTGGTGCTGGAAACCGCCTTGCCGGCCAAGTTTTCGGACACCATCCAGGAAGCGCTGGGCCGCCCGGTGCCGCCGCCCGCGGGACTGGCCGACCTGGAATCGCTGCCCCAGCGCGTGCAGATCATGGACTGCGATGCGCAGGCGGTGAAGGCCTATGTGAAGGCGCACGCGGTGCTGTAG
- a CDS encoding homoserine dehydrogenase: MNPMKVGLLGLGVVGGGTFTVLSRNAEEIARRAGRRIEVTHVAVRDAAKATGRIGDAAVVTTDPYQVVRNPDIDIVVELIGGDTLARELVLEAIAQGKHVVTANKALLAKHGNQIFAAASARGVMVAFEAAVAGGIPIIKAIREGLTANRIEWVAGIINGTTNFILSEMRTRGQPFAEVLAEAQRLGYAEADPTFDVEGVDAAHKLTLLASLAFGVPVQFDKAYVEGISTLAQEDIAHAERLGYRIKLLGMTRRRPDGIELRVHPALIPAERLLANVEGPMNAVLVRGDAVGPTLYYGQGAGEEPTASAVVADLVDVTRLHTADPGNRVPHLAFQPDAMSDTPILSIDQVSTSYYLRLRVDDQPGVLADIARILAEHRISIGSMIQQPSHIGGADIIFLTHQAVEGQVNAAIGRIEGLPFVRSRVTRIRMESLS; encoded by the coding sequence ATGAATCCCATGAAGGTAGGCCTGCTGGGCCTGGGCGTGGTCGGCGGTGGCACCTTTACCGTGCTGTCGCGCAACGCCGAAGAAATCGCGCGGCGCGCGGGGCGCCGCATCGAAGTGACCCACGTGGCGGTGCGCGATGCCGCCAAGGCCACCGGCCGCATCGGCGACGCGGCGGTCGTGACCACCGATCCGTACCAGGTGGTGCGCAATCCGGATATCGATATCGTCGTCGAACTCATCGGCGGCGACACGCTGGCCCGCGAACTGGTGCTGGAAGCCATCGCCCAGGGCAAGCATGTGGTCACGGCGAACAAGGCGCTGCTGGCCAAGCATGGCAACCAGATCTTCGCGGCCGCGTCCGCGCGGGGCGTCATGGTCGCCTTCGAAGCCGCGGTGGCCGGCGGCATACCGATCATCAAGGCCATACGCGAAGGCCTGACGGCCAACCGCATCGAGTGGGTGGCGGGCATCATCAACGGCACTACGAATTTCATTCTTTCCGAAATGCGCACGCGCGGGCAGCCCTTCGCGGAAGTCCTGGCCGAGGCGCAGCGCCTGGGCTATGCCGAGGCCGATCCCACCTTCGACGTCGAAGGCGTGGACGCCGCGCACAAGCTGACGCTGCTGGCCTCGCTGGCCTTCGGCGTGCCGGTGCAGTTCGACAAGGCCTACGTGGAGGGCATCTCCACGCTGGCCCAGGAAGACATCGCCCACGCGGAACGCCTGGGCTACCGCATCAAGCTGCTGGGCATGACGCGCCGCCGTCCCGACGGGATAGAACTGCGCGTGCATCCGGCCCTGATCCCGGCCGAGCGCCTACTGGCCAATGTGGAAGGTCCCATGAACGCCGTGCTGGTGCGCGGCGACGCCGTCGGGCCCACGCTGTACTACGGGCAGGGCGCCGGCGAAGAGCCGACGGCCTCGGCCGTGGTGGCCGACCTGGTGGACGTTACCCGGCTGCATACCGCCGATCCGGGCAACCGCGTGCCGCACCTGGCCTTCCAGCCGGATGCCATGTCGGATACGCCCATCCTGTCCATCGATCAGGTGTCGACATCCTATTACCTGCGGCTGCGGGTGGATGACCAGCCCGGCGTGCTGGCGGATATCGCCCGCATCCTGGCCGAGCACCGCATATCCATCGGGTCCATGATCCAGCAGCCGTCGCATATCGGCGGCGCGGACATCATTTTCCTCACGCACCAGGCCGTGGAAGGCCAGGTCAATGCCGCCATCGGCCGCATCGAGGGCTTGCCCTTCGTGCGCTCACGGGTCACGCGCATCCGCATGGAGAGCCTGTCATGA
- the alaC gene encoding alanine transaminase, protein MRNFSRIERLPPYVFNITAELKMAARRRGEDIIDMSMGNPDGATPRHIVDKLVEAANRPDTHGYSVSKGIPRLRKAISDWYQRRYAVEIDPDSEAIVTIGSKEGLAHLMLATLDRGDTVLVPNPSYPIHIYGAVIAGANIRSVRMTPGVDFFEELERAVRESIPKPKMMVLGFPSNPTAQCVDLGFFERVVALAKEHDILVVHDLAYADICFDGFVAPSIMQVPGARDVAVEFFTMSKSYNMAGWRIGFMVGNRELVHALARIKSYHDYGTFTPIQVASIAALDGPQDCVKQVVEQYRSRRDVLARGLHEAGWNVEIPKASMYIWAQIPEPYKALGSLEFSKRLLADAKVAVSPGIGFGEYGDDYVRFALIENEQRTRQAVRGIKEMFRKDGLLK, encoded by the coding sequence ATGAGGAACTTCTCGCGCATCGAGCGCCTGCCGCCTTACGTTTTCAATATCACGGCCGAATTGAAAATGGCGGCACGACGGCGCGGGGAGGACATCATCGACATGTCCATGGGCAATCCGGACGGCGCCACCCCCCGCCATATCGTCGATAAGCTGGTCGAGGCCGCCAACCGGCCGGACACCCATGGCTATTCGGTATCCAAGGGGATTCCGCGGCTGCGCAAGGCGATTTCCGACTGGTACCAGCGCCGCTACGCCGTGGAAATCGACCCGGACAGCGAAGCCATCGTCACCATAGGCTCCAAGGAAGGGCTGGCCCACCTGATGCTGGCCACCCTGGACCGGGGCGACACCGTGCTGGTGCCCAATCCCAGCTACCCCATCCATATATATGGCGCGGTGATCGCCGGCGCCAATATCCGCTCGGTGCGCATGACGCCGGGCGTGGATTTCTTCGAGGAACTCGAGCGCGCCGTGCGCGAATCCATCCCCAAGCCCAAGATGATGGTGCTGGGCTTCCCCAGCAACCCCACCGCGCAATGCGTGGACCTGGGCTTCTTCGAGCGCGTGGTGGCGCTGGCCAAGGAGCACGACATCCTGGTGGTGCATGACCTGGCCTATGCCGACATCTGCTTCGACGGCTTCGTGGCGCCGTCGATCATGCAAGTGCCGGGCGCCCGGGACGTGGCGGTGGAATTCTTCACCATGAGCAAGAGCTACAACATGGCCGGCTGGCGGATCGGCTTCATGGTGGGCAACCGCGAACTCGTGCATGCCCTGGCCCGCATCAAGAGCTACCACGACTACGGCACGTTCACGCCCATCCAGGTGGCGTCCATCGCCGCGCTGGACGGCCCGCAGGACTGCGTCAAGCAGGTGGTCGAGCAATACCGCAGCCGCCGGGACGTGCTGGCCCGCGGCCTGCACGAGGCCGGCTGGAACGTCGAAATCCCCAAGGCGTCCATGTATATCTGGGCGCAGATCCCCGAGCCCTACAAGGCGCTGGGTTCGCTGGAATTTTCCAAGCGGCTGCTGGCCGACGCCAAGGTGGCCGTGTCGCCGGGCATCGGCTTCGGCGAATACGGCGACGACTATGTGCGCTTCGCGCTCATCGAAAACGAGCAGCGCACGCGCCAGGCCGTGCGCGGCATCAAGGAAATGTTCCGCAAGGACGGATTGCTGAAATGA